The segment CTTTACGGCGTTGCCTGCCGGCAAGAGATTCTTCACCAATGTCCAGGACGGGTTCTCGTTCCACGGGTGTTCTGCGCTCATGTGGTCTTCGACGCAAGCGGAGGACGGTGCTGCGGATACATTGGCTTTCCAGATGAGCTTGGATTGCAGCAACGACAACATCGTCATTAACACGGTGAAAAAGATCGATGGATTGTCGGTTCGCTGCGTGAAGGAATAATAGGTGTGAGCGGTGAACCTTGAGCTATGAGGGCTGCCGCTTTGTGGAGTTGGATGAGGAATATTTGATATGAAATTTTTAAATGCAACGTTGTTGACAATCTTGGCCGCAGGAGTTTCCTTTGCGGAACCGCCGTCGAATTTTAGCGGCTGGGAACTTGTTTTTGAAGACAACTTTGACGGGACGAGTCTCGACAAGACAAAGTGGAACCCGACGTACAACTGGGGCCCCACGCATAACCACCGCGCCTACTGCGCCGAGGAGAACGTGATCGTTTCCGACGGTACGCTCAAGCTGAAGGGCGAAAAGAAAAAGCATCCCAAGGCTACGGGAGACAGGGCCAAGGCGAAGTTCAACAACAAGGAAATTCCGGTCGACTACACTTCGGGCGCAATCGATACCAAGAACCACTTTGAGGTGAAGTACGGCTATATCGAAGGCCGCTTCAAGGCCCCGTGGCAAAAGGGGACGTGGCCCGCGTTCTGGACATTGCAAGACGGCTGGCCCCCGGAAATTGACATCCTTGAAATTCCGGCTTCGCGTAAGCAGCATCATTACTACCTGCATTACACGGACCCGAGCTGGTACAGCAGCCATGGTTCGGCGTGGGACCACGAGGCTTCCTTTGGCGGGCACAAAGACGACAATACGGACCGTTCTGCCGGCTTCCACAACTACGCTGTAGAGTGGGATGAATCGATGCTTAGTTTTTACTTTGACGACAAGAAGTTTGCCAGTTACAACCGCCCGACCGAAATCAAGCAACTTTCGGCGCAGTATATCATCGTGAACCTCGCCATTGGTGGCTGGGCGGGCGATGACATTGAAATTACCGCGGACAAACCTGCGTATTTCGAAGCGGACTGGGTGCGCGTATGGCAGGCTAAGCCCGCGAAGCCCGATACCGTGCGCATCATGTCGATGAACTTTGGTACGTGTATGGTCCGGACCAGTGAAGACAAGCTTGCACTGGGCGACTGCAAGGGCGACAATGCGATTGCGACGATTACGCCGCTCTCGG is part of the uncultured Fibrobacter sp. genome and harbors:
- a CDS encoding family 16 glycosylhydrolase — its product is MKFLNATLLTILAAGVSFAEPPSNFSGWELVFEDNFDGTSLDKTKWNPTYNWGPTHNHRAYCAEENVIVSDGTLKLKGEKKKHPKATGDRAKAKFNNKEIPVDYTSGAIDTKNHFEVKYGYIEGRFKAPWQKGTWPAFWTLQDGWPPEIDILEIPASRKQHHYYLHYTDPSWYSSHGSAWDHEASFGGHKDDNTDRSAGFHNYAVEWDESMLSFYFDDKKFASYNRPTEIKQLSAQYIIVNLAIGGWAGDDIEITADKPAYFEADWVRVWQAKPAKPDTVRIMSMNFGTCMVRTSEDKLALGDCKGDNAIATITPLSGSAYRINFGDLSLDTPDESKDAGHTMSLYKWNGGAHQKVSMQKQSGYEGSVVRMKMQHSDMYLRATTDAERVVQSWEDDWRWYQMWRLLKPDEEIPAKDTTGMVPTDTTKKDTTSKKDTTGKNPTPKDTTEKVPTPKDTTKKDTSTSDTNKTAIPVLNSIANVYGTTAHYVSGHLFVEIGSAFKNGASVRILDLQGREVMRQFVAHGAAMDVRSLAPGMYHVIVRDKNRTDAVRFKK